A single genomic interval of Brevibacillus brevis harbors:
- a CDS encoding sigma-54-dependent Fis family transcriptional regulator — MPQLRDIITPVHECLSPEHTLSDAIQFVQRTKWDTIPVTDEYQKLHGVLTRSSLNQAILDGQPLTSVIHPLIKKDVIWTHIDSSVSDIQEIIQRAEVGNIVILNDDHQVTGMLTKTDIIFTLFRATSSLKDQLEEILVRSELGAIITDDSERITFANQKICKMTGLTQVELLQREVTSLISGIQLESMEPSDHYRLQLGNSHAVTRISRFGKKGCILLFQDVSQVEKMAQELQSVVKWKSILQTVIDNAYEGLIMINEWKEVNFVSPSLLELFEFEESQILYKPIHDVLPQLGLDRVMKSGLPEYSEMMQVKGIRYTVHRVPIMQDDEIIGVIGKISFRGLHEMKEVVRRLEKSEKEEKQTPQVQHETSRFSFEQILTQDPQMEKIIRSAMKSAKGNSTVLIRGESGTGKELFAHAIHSMSWRSNGPFVTVNCAAIPEHLLESEFFGYEEGAFSGAKQKGKKGKFDLANGGTLFLDEVGDMSLQLQAKMLRVLQEKEFYRVGGTERIQVDVRIIAATHRSLEEMVRNGEFRNDLFYRLNVISFEIPPLAKRKKDILVFIPFFMEELNRLNGTSITGIDPLAEKAMIDYDWPGNVRELRNVMERAMLFSEHGKIELADLPEYMLGHGKNEFTAFSFDSESSLMEKAERAAVQQALEQSGGNKSKAAKLLGVSRSVLYDRLKKYQLTVQE; from the coding sequence TTCAATTCGTACAGCGGACTAAATGGGATACGATTCCTGTTACCGATGAGTATCAAAAATTGCATGGAGTACTGACCAGAAGCAGCCTCAATCAAGCCATTCTGGATGGACAACCATTGACGAGCGTCATTCATCCACTCATTAAAAAAGACGTCATTTGGACTCACATTGACAGTTCGGTCAGCGACATCCAGGAAATCATTCAAAGAGCAGAAGTAGGGAACATCGTCATTTTGAATGATGACCACCAAGTGACCGGAATGCTTACCAAAACGGACATCATTTTCACATTGTTTCGAGCTACAAGTTCTTTGAAGGATCAACTAGAAGAAATTCTGGTACGATCAGAGCTCGGCGCGATCATCACAGATGATTCTGAACGGATCACCTTCGCAAATCAGAAAATTTGCAAAATGACAGGGCTGACACAAGTAGAACTGCTCCAGCGTGAGGTAACTTCGCTCATTTCAGGTATTCAATTAGAGTCCATGGAGCCTTCCGATCATTATCGGCTACAACTAGGGAATAGTCATGCCGTTACCCGTATTTCTCGCTTTGGGAAAAAAGGGTGTATCCTTTTGTTTCAAGATGTATCACAAGTGGAAAAAATGGCCCAGGAGTTACAGAGCGTAGTCAAATGGAAGAGTATTTTGCAGACGGTCATCGATAATGCGTACGAAGGTCTTATCATGATCAATGAATGGAAAGAAGTTAACTTCGTGAGTCCATCCTTACTTGAACTTTTTGAGTTTGAAGAATCGCAGATTTTATACAAGCCAATCCATGACGTCCTCCCTCAATTGGGACTCGACCGCGTCATGAAATCAGGTCTACCGGAATATAGCGAGATGATGCAGGTAAAAGGCATTCGATATACCGTGCATCGCGTCCCCATTATGCAAGACGACGAAATCATCGGGGTTATCGGAAAAATCTCCTTCCGTGGCCTGCACGAAATGAAAGAAGTTGTACGTAGACTGGAAAAGAGTGAAAAAGAAGAGAAGCAAACCCCACAAGTGCAGCACGAGACCTCCCGCTTCTCATTTGAGCAGATTCTCACACAAGACCCCCAGATGGAGAAAATTATACGTAGCGCCATGAAGTCAGCCAAAGGAAATTCGACTGTTCTGATCAGAGGCGAAAGTGGAACCGGAAAAGAGCTGTTCGCCCATGCGATCCACAGCATGAGCTGGCGCAGTAATGGCCCTTTTGTAACGGTCAATTGCGCCGCGATCCCAGAGCATTTATTGGAATCAGAATTTTTTGGATATGAAGAAGGAGCCTTCTCGGGTGCCAAGCAAAAAGGTAAAAAAGGGAAGTTTGATTTGGCAAATGGGGGAACTCTGTTTCTAGATGAAGTAGGAGATATGTCGCTGCAACTGCAGGCGAAAATGCTTCGTGTCCTCCAAGAAAAGGAATTTTATCGGGTGGGTGGAACAGAGCGCATCCAAGTCGATGTACGCATTATAGCAGCAACGCATCGTTCCCTGGAGGAAATGGTCAGAAATGGGGAATTCCGAAACGACTTGTTCTATCGATTAAACGTCATCTCTTTTGAAATCCCGCCACTGGCGAAAAGGAAAAAAGATATTTTGGTGTTTATTCCTTTCTTCATGGAAGAATTAAATCGCTTGAACGGGACAAGCATTACGGGAATTGACCCGCTTGCCGAAAAAGCCATGATCGATTACGATTGGCCGGGCAACGTACGTGAACTTCGAAATGTCATGGAGCGCGCGATGCTGTTCAGTGAACACGGAAAAATCGAGCTGGCAGATTTGCCCGAATACATGTTGGGTCATGGAAAAAATGAATTCACCGCATTCTCATTTGATTCAGAGAGCTCCCTTATGGAAAAGGCAGAAAGAGCGGCCGTACAACAAGCGTTGGAGCAATCGGGCGGCAACAAATCCAAGGCTGCCAAATTACTGGGAGTAAGCAGATCCGTGCTATATGATCGTCTGAAAAAATACCAATTAACGGTACAAGAGTAA